The following are encoded together in the Candidatus Dormiibacterota bacterium genome:
- a CDS encoding PhzF family phenazine biosynthesis protein, whose product MPRTLRYRVVDVFTDTPLEGNPLAVFYEGHDLDAALMQRIARELNLSETAFLLPPTRKDCALRVRIFTPARELRFAGHPTIGSAYVARDHGIVARTARSFAIEEGAGPISVRVETELLWLSTPPIERVGECDRAACARTLDLREWDLLPDVPPQVYSAGNPMLYVAVSDRDTVDRASVDPASLVALEDEIGESIGVFVFTPTRAGAYSRMFAPELGVVEDPATGSATGPLAAYMIAHGLCATADGTAFVSEQGTKMGRRSLLQVLVRGERGSDGIDVGGRVAPIIDATMTLP is encoded by the coding sequence ATGCCTCGCACGCTTCGGTACCGCGTCGTCGATGTCTTCACCGACACTCCACTCGAAGGAAATCCGCTCGCGGTCTTTTATGAGGGGCACGATCTCGACGCGGCCCTCATGCAGCGCATCGCGCGCGAGCTCAATCTCTCCGAGACGGCATTTCTCCTACCGCCTACCCGCAAGGACTGCGCGCTGCGCGTGCGGATCTTCACGCCGGCGCGCGAGCTGCGTTTTGCGGGCCACCCGACGATCGGCTCGGCGTACGTCGCCCGCGATCACGGCATCGTCGCGCGCACGGCGCGCTCCTTTGCCATCGAAGAGGGCGCCGGACCGATCTCCGTGCGCGTCGAGACCGAGCTCCTATGGCTCTCCACGCCGCCGATCGAGCGCGTCGGCGAGTGCGATCGCGCCGCGTGCGCGCGCACGCTCGATCTACGCGAGTGGGACCTGCTCCCGGACGTGCCGCCGCAGGTGTATAGCGCTGGGAACCCGATGCTCTACGTCGCGGTGAGCGATCGCGATACGGTCGACCGAGCGAGCGTCGATCCGGCGTCGCTCGTCGCGCTCGAAGACGAGATCGGCGAATCGATCGGCGTCTTCGTCTTCACGCCCACGCGGGCCGGCGCGTACTCGCGCATGTTTGCGCCGGAGCTCGGCGTCGTCGAGGACCCGGCGACGGGAAGCGCGACAGGTCCGCTCGCAGCATACATGATAGCGCACGGTTTGTGCGCAACGGCCGACGGAACGGCGTTCGTCAGCGAGCAAGGCACGAAGATGGGAAGGCGCAGCTTGCTGCAGGTCCTCGTTCGCGGCGAGCGCGGGAGCGACGGCATCGACGTCGGCGGGCGCGTCGCTCCGATCATCGATGCGACGATGACCCTGCCGTAG
- a CDS encoding (2Fe-2S)-binding protein translates to MSDTRTRIALDVNGESRQLFVEPRVTLLDALREHLDLTGTKKGCDQGTCGACTVLLNGRRVLSCLSLAVMHAGDSVTTIEGVARGESLHPVQAAFLEHDAFQCGYCTPGQILSAIALLQEGHALDDAAIREQMSGNLCRCGAYVNIVAAVRAAAERTA, encoded by the coding sequence ATGAGTGATACGCGAACGCGCATCGCGCTCGACGTCAACGGCGAGTCGCGCCAGCTCTTCGTCGAGCCGCGCGTCACGCTGCTCGATGCTTTACGCGAACATCTCGACCTAACCGGAACGAAGAAGGGCTGCGACCAGGGGACGTGCGGTGCGTGCACGGTGCTGCTGAACGGACGGCGCGTACTGTCCTGCCTGAGCCTTGCCGTCATGCATGCCGGAGACTCCGTTACGACGATCGAGGGCGTGGCGCGAGGCGAATCGTTGCATCCGGTGCAGGCGGCGTTCTTGGAGCACGACGCGTTTCAGTGCGGTTACTGCACGCCGGGGCAGATCCTTTCGGCAATCGCCCTGCTGCAAGAGGGCCACGCGCTCGACGATGCCGCGATCCGTGAGCAGATGAGCGGCAACCTCTGCCGTTGCGGGGCATACGTGAACATCGTGGCTGCGGTGCGCGCCGCCGCAGAGCGAACCGCGTGA
- a CDS encoding ammonium transporter — translation MNASVNVGNTAFMLICASLVMLMTPGLAFFYGGLVGRKNVLTIMIQSFMSLGWTTVIWYAFGYSLCFGPDWHGIIGNPLTYAFLHGITLHTMFTGNTAGIPLIVHVAYQMMFAIITPALITGAFANRVTFKAYFLFLTAWLIFVYFPFVHMLWSPDGALAKWGALDFAGGLVVHASAGFAALASVIFVGRRHVVENKPHNVPLIALGTGLLWFGWYGFNAGSELRVDAVTAAAFLNTDVAASFAAITWLFIEWAHGRQPKFVGLLTGAVAGLATITPAAGYVSPTTAVIFGLLAGAICYYAVALKNRIRLDDALDVWGVHGVGGFLGITLLGIFASKAWNPNGADGLLLGGGAFFVKQVVSALVCSIWAFAFTYGMLWLISRITVTTVGQDVEEGGLDMHLHGEEAYPLGL, via the coding sequence ATGAACGCTTCGGTCAACGTCGGCAACACCGCATTCATGCTCATTTGCGCGAGCCTCGTCATGCTCATGACGCCGGGGCTCGCGTTCTTTTACGGGGGCTTGGTGGGGCGCAAGAACGTGCTCACCATCATGATCCAGAGCTTCATGTCCCTGGGCTGGACGACCGTCATCTGGTATGCCTTTGGGTACTCACTGTGCTTCGGACCGGATTGGCACGGGATCATCGGCAACCCGCTGACGTATGCGTTCCTCCACGGGATCACGCTGCACACGATGTTCACCGGCAACACTGCCGGCATCCCTCTCATCGTGCACGTGGCCTATCAAATGATGTTTGCGATCATCACGCCCGCGCTGATCACGGGAGCGTTCGCGAACCGCGTGACGTTCAAAGCATACTTTCTCTTCCTGACGGCATGGCTGATCTTCGTGTACTTCCCGTTCGTGCACATGCTTTGGAGCCCGGACGGCGCGCTTGCGAAGTGGGGTGCACTCGACTTCGCGGGTGGTCTCGTCGTGCACGCGTCGGCCGGTTTCGCGGCGCTGGCATCGGTCATCTTCGTGGGGCGCCGCCACGTCGTCGAAAACAAACCGCACAACGTGCCGCTCATCGCGCTCGGCACGGGGTTGCTCTGGTTCGGCTGGTACGGCTTCAACGCCGGTTCGGAGCTGCGCGTCGACGCCGTGACGGCCGCGGCGTTCCTGAATACCGACGTTGCCGCGTCCTTCGCCGCAATCACGTGGCTGTTCATCGAGTGGGCGCACGGACGCCAGCCGAAGTTCGTCGGATTGCTCACCGGCGCGGTCGCCGGCCTCGCCACGATCACTCCTGCTGCCGGATACGTTTCGCCGACGACCGCCGTCATCTTCGGCCTGCTCGCCGGTGCGATTTGCTACTACGCCGTCGCGCTCAAGAACCGGATCCGCCTCGATGACGCACTCGACGTATGGGGCGTGCACGGGGTGGGCGGATTCCTCGGCATCACGCTGCTCGGGATCTTCGCCTCGAAGGCCTGGAATCCGAACGGCGCCGACGGCTTGCTCCTCGGCGGCGGCGCGTTCTTCGTCAAGCAAGTGGTTTCCGCGCTCGTCTGCAGCATCTGGGCGTTCGCGTTCACCTACGGGATGCTCTGGCTCATCAGCCGCATCACGGTGACGACCGTCGGGCAGGACGTCGAGGAGGGCGGGTTGGACATGCACCTGCACGGTGAGGAAGCATACCCGCTGGGGCTCTAG
- a CDS encoding xanthine dehydrogenase family protein molybdopterin-binding subunit: MNLPLVGAPADRADGRVKVTGAARYTADLTPKDAAYAAMVTSRIAKGRIAVVDAARARRLPGVLAVLSYENAPRVRAQGDDNAFALSLLQDDRVRYDREPIALVVGETLDCALHAASLVQVAYEAEAPVTSIERSADRYAPEEIFGDPAAVTRGDPEAALCAAAIQVRHVYSTPVEHHNPMETHATIASWKGDRLTVHDATQGITNVRKRLAAVFEIPVENVRVVSAFLGGGFGCKGGVWSHVALAAMAARVVGRPVKLVLTRPQMFGSVGYRPRTIQTIALGADGDGRLNAITHDVLSQTSVFDEFVESSALVTKMLYAVPNVRTTHTLARVNAATPTYMRAPGEATGSFALESAMDELAYATGIDPIELRLRNYAETDPAEGKEFSSKHLRECYALGAEKIGWIERDARPRSMQRGRLLLGMGMATATYPANRVSASAVVRMEADGSVVVRSGTQDLGTGSYTVYAQLAATLLDVPLERVRMELGDTDLPPAPLSAGSWTAASVGSAVYEAASVLRDRLRSGEKTPLEARADARASWEGKYSTHAFGAQFARVEVDPDLGEVRVRAMIGVFAAGRILNRKTTRSQYLGGMVFGIGMALHEETRFDASTGRIANASLAEYLVPANADIGSMDAIIVEEEDRHVNPIGVKGVGELGATGSAAAISNAVYHATGVRVRDLPITPEKLLLPYATAGSSSHR, from the coding sequence GTGAATCTTCCGCTCGTCGGCGCTCCGGCCGATCGCGCCGACGGCCGCGTGAAAGTGACCGGGGCCGCGCGCTACACTGCCGACCTTACTCCGAAGGACGCGGCGTATGCGGCCATGGTGACGAGCCGAATAGCGAAAGGACGGATCGCGGTCGTCGACGCAGCACGAGCGCGCCGCCTCCCGGGCGTTCTCGCCGTTCTCAGCTACGAGAACGCGCCGCGCGTTCGCGCGCAAGGCGATGACAATGCATTCGCGCTCTCGCTCCTCCAGGACGATCGCGTTCGCTACGATCGCGAGCCGATTGCGCTCGTCGTCGGCGAGACGCTCGACTGCGCGCTCCACGCCGCCTCACTCGTGCAGGTCGCATATGAGGCCGAGGCTCCGGTGACGAGCATCGAACGTTCTGCTGACCGCTACGCGCCCGAGGAGATCTTCGGCGACCCTGCGGCCGTGACGCGTGGGGATCCGGAGGCTGCGCTTTGCGCCGCGGCAATACAGGTACGCCACGTCTATTCGACGCCGGTCGAGCACCATAACCCCATGGAAACGCACGCGACGATTGCGAGCTGGAAGGGAGACCGGCTGACGGTGCATGACGCCACGCAGGGCATTACCAACGTGCGCAAGCGTCTTGCAGCAGTCTTCGAGATTCCCGTCGAGAACGTACGCGTCGTCTCGGCGTTCTTGGGCGGAGGCTTCGGATGCAAAGGCGGCGTCTGGTCGCACGTCGCGCTCGCGGCGATGGCGGCACGAGTCGTCGGCCGTCCCGTCAAGCTCGTGCTGACGCGACCCCAGATGTTCGGTTCGGTCGGCTATCGCCCGCGAACGATTCAAACGATCGCGCTCGGCGCCGATGGCGACGGGAGGCTTAACGCTATTACGCACGACGTGCTTTCCCAGACGTCGGTCTTCGACGAGTTCGTCGAATCGAGCGCGCTCGTGACGAAGATGCTCTACGCGGTGCCGAACGTGCGAACGACGCACACGCTCGCCCGCGTGAACGCCGCCACGCCGACCTACATGCGCGCTCCCGGCGAGGCGACGGGAAGCTTTGCGCTCGAATCGGCGATGGACGAGCTCGCCTATGCAACCGGCATCGATCCCATCGAACTGCGGCTGCGCAACTACGCTGAAACCGATCCCGCCGAGGGCAAGGAGTTCAGCAGCAAGCACTTGCGCGAATGCTACGCGCTCGGGGCCGAGAAGATCGGATGGATCGAGCGCGATGCGCGGCCGCGTTCGATGCAGCGCGGCCGGCTGCTCCTTGGAATGGGCATGGCGACGGCGACCTATCCCGCCAATCGCGTCTCGGCCTCGGCGGTCGTGCGCATGGAAGCCGACGGAAGCGTCGTCGTGCGCAGCGGGACGCAGGATCTCGGCACCGGCAGCTACACGGTGTACGCGCAGCTCGCGGCGACGCTCTTGGACGTCCCGCTCGAGCGCGTGCGGATGGAGCTCGGCGACACCGATCTGCCGCCCGCGCCGCTTTCGGCCGGGTCGTGGACCGCGGCGAGCGTCGGCTCGGCGGTCTATGAGGCCGCGTCGGTACTGCGCGACCGCCTTCGCAGCGGCGAGAAGACGCCGCTCGAAGCCCGCGCCGATGCCAGAGCCTCTTGGGAAGGGAAGTACTCGACGCACGCGTTCGGCGCGCAGTTCGCGCGCGTCGAGGTCGATCCCGATCTCGGAGAAGTACGCGTGCGTGCGATGATCGGCGTCTTCGCTGCAGGCCGCATCCTGAATCGTAAGACGACGCGCAGCCAGTATCTTGGCGGGATGGTCTTCGGAATCGGGATGGCGCTGCACGAAGAGACGCGCTTCGACGCGAGCACGGGGCGGATCGCGAACGCGAGCCTAGCCGAGTATCTCGTACCGGCGAACGCGGACATCGGCTCGATGGACGCGATCATCGTCGAAGAGGAAGACCGGCACGTCAATCCGATCGGCGTGAAAGGCGTCGGGGAGCTCGGCGCGACCGGCTCCGCGGCGGCGATCTCCAACGCCGTCTACCACGCGACGGGAGTTCGAGTGCGCGATTTGCCGATCACCCCCGAGAAGCTGCTGCTGCCGTACGCTACGGCAGGGTCATCGTCGCATCGATGA